From the genome of Rhododendron vialii isolate Sample 1 chromosome 10a, ASM3025357v1:
aagtcagcccaccaagtttgggcctattccgagctcgtccgaatttaaccaatttgggtaatctgaaattaaacaccgtttggactttcgaggcttggctcggtccagctgatcatggaattgggcctccacgtgttcaTGAACAATTCGATTTGCTGTTTTATGATTGGATATATAGAAATTGGATTGGAGCTGCGTTCAAATATACTTCctctgtcccattttcattgtccattattctttttgtttcttttgtgtttATTGCCTATATCTTTAGATcgataatgtttttcataattttgacaACTttgtattttagaaaaaattgaaatctatcaaataagatccacattgcatatttttggagatttacattgaaagatataagcaattgaaaactgacacaaatATAAAAAACGAACGACCAAAATGAGATGGATTTTTTCAGTAGGACCGTTCTTCCTCATTCTCAGTTCTCGTTGTATGTTTTTGTTCTTAACCTTTGCTCTCGTGAATCTTAGGATTTAGGagtactgatttttttttttttaacaactgAACAATGGAGAAGACAATTTGAGAATCacctaaaataatttttgacattctcatttttatttGAAGAGATGCTAAATTACCCTCGACACTCTCATGAAAAAACTTCCCTTGAAATGTCTAACCAACGACTTAccccccaaaaaacaaaaaatttctaaccAACGATAATATGGTCGAAAAGCCTTAGAATCTATTTTTAGATTTTACCCCTACAACAGCTCTGATGCAAACTTTATtagtaataatttattttggttaCTCAATATTTATAGCCTTGCATTTTTGTTCGAAGAAAATGTTATATACACCCTTGCCAACCACACCTCCAACCCTACCTACAAGGCTACAATTacggctgtaaacgaaccgagtaGCTCGTGAGCTCAAGCTTGGTTCgtgttcgacaaaagctcggcttgttaagggCGGCTGAGCTTGATTAAAGAGACCTATTTAGTAAATGATTAAGCTTAGCTTGTGAAGGGCTCCGCTCATTAAAGCTCGAGCCGAGTTTGAACTTGAGTTTTTGGCAGCcgagctcgacaaagctcggctctGTTCGACTCGTTTAAACCCCTACCCACAACCCTCTCACATATATACGAGACCAACATATACAATTGTGTGGCCCATAGTACATGATGGGGTCACACATGAGCAATGGTAGGTACAGTGGCGGACCTAGGAATTTGACATAGCGGGggcatgaattttttttgttacgcCGTAATATGTGAGTTACAGTTAAACAcattcacaccaaaataattttagcattcatgataTGTAATAATTTAAAAGTATATATGCATTTTAATAACAAGCTACTTCGGCAAATTTGTGCACCTCAACTATAtgtgttaaaacaaaattatcacatgttcatcatctattttcctATTATTAACTCTACAAATACAAGTTTCGGGGACCAAAACTGTAAAAATACAATGTGTAGGTTCATATTGAGTACTACACAAATGATTAAAGACGTTGGAAAGTGAGGAAAATCTTGGTTGTGAAAGAGTTttagtggattttgaaaaaaaaaaaaaggcactaCGCGCTACGCACCaaacttaaaaaacaaaatttgcgCACTACGCACCAAAAAAGGCTAGTGGGGCAATAAAAAATAGACTTTGGGGAGTGGGGGAATCCAACTCTCGCCATTTATTCCTTGAAGAAGCCAAGAAGGTTGCTTTCCATTGCACCAAACTTCAACTGATTGTACACATTAgcatatataacatatatatatacacacaaaaagtcgggaatttttttttaaaaataaaggcATGGGGGACATGACCCCACGCACCTTATAATGGGTCCGCCCCTAGGTAGGTAGCCTGAAAATATCACTGAAAGGGAAACCAGTAGTTTAGATGACTTGATGTTTGGGCTTCACACATCAAAATGAATCTCAATCATTGATTTCACTTTCGGgaaagagaaaaacttttttacggcTTCTCGCAATCTCACTTGTGCGTTTCGgcaatcaacggttgagatacGATTTTAAACTATTATcgataaaatatattttttaccaTTAATAATTTATCTTTAATCTGAAtaatccaaaacacttttaaacggcCGAGATTAGTCtccgtaaattttttttacgaaaGGCCCTGttaaaatttttttctcttcagaGTAATATTTCGGGGTACATAGAATTACGGGGGTCACGCATATGCGAACGAGGCGTGGCTGGTGGATGGATAATCAGAGTTCGCTTTACAGGGGGCTCGTTGAGTATGGGACGAAAAAGACTGCCAAAAACCACTTCTGCGTAAAGAAGATGAACTCTTCAATTTATGAAGGAAATTACTGGCCGCGtgtgccctctctctctctctctctctctctctctctctctctctctcctcagtGGCATTtggcgaagaagaagaagaagaagaccggCAATTTCAAACCCAGTTGCTGGTTTTTCTGAAAGGGGTTGACCTCAATTCCTGCAAAAGAAGATCATGCCATGTAAGTGATTTTCTATTGacatttggaaaaagaaagttCAAAGAAAGTGTTACAAATTCCACTGTCTTCTTTTCCTACAAGTATTGGAAAAGATAGCTAAGAAGATCTCAAGTGAATAGGCATATTGCTTTTTCTGGTAATTTACTATTTCATTGGCTTTAATGATTATCAAAATGAACGTAGAAATTGAATAAAGAGCAAGGGATATTCATGGGTTCAAATTTAGATAAATAATTGTGGCATATAATTTTTCTGGGGAGTTTTGAATAGGGTAATTTGCACTTACACCCCTGTACTATCACCAATTTGAAGATACACCCACTTTTACTtcaaatttaagcactaagtgcttaaattttaagtacaaggggtgtaTCTTTGAATCGGTGATAGTACAGGGGGTGTAAGTGCAAATTTCCCTTTTGAATATTTGTACATAAAATGTAACCAAGTTTGAGCCTGATAACTAGACATTAATAGTTTGTGTTTTCAACGATttaaagtgtcaaaatttgaatgtGATCTACCAGCTTTTGGAATTACTTCAACGCATTTAGGCGAGATTGTGTTTATGGGAGAGAAATAACTTTAATATTAAGCACACATAAATTACTGAACTTGATGAATCAAGGAAAAGAGGAAAATACTTTCTAGAAGTGGCTCATGTTCAGAATATGGAAAGATACTGCTGCAAACATCGATAAGTACCGAAaagatttggaagaaatttCTGAAAGTGGGAGCCAAGATACCACTATCTGAACCTCGAGGGGGTGGGGGACTAGTATTTGTGGGAATAGGCGCCAACTCTGATATTGGGCCGAAGTTGATATATCTTTGGTCGAGTTGTTGGTGCATACAGTTTTCACCAATAGGGAGATGGGTGCGTAAATGAAGTTTTGGACACATAAAACCAGTTAGTAGGAGAACGTTAATTGGACCCAAGGTGTTACTGCGTTCTGATATTCAAGTCCACAACAAGTACGTTGTTAAGATACTTAAAAGCTGGTTTTGGAGCTTATTCTGGAGCTTCCCGGATCTGGAAATCCGAAGAAAGCATCGGCTTTTCTAGCCTTGAAATGGATACGGCAGTGCCAAAGCAATAGAAGTTGATAATTGTTCTTCCTTTTGGACTTTTGAAGCTCTTGATTGCCTTCAATATACTATTAGGGAACTAGACTCACTGAccttgatatatattttttttttggaaaagggcGTTATTATAAAGGGACCAAGCCCAAAAACCTCTAGGAAATAGCCTTGAGCACGAAGACAACTAACAACCAGAGCTCACCCAAAAACCTCTAGGAAATAGCCTTGAGCACATAGCATCGGTTTGGTTTGGCGTTATTATAAAGGGACCAAGCCCAAAAACCTCTAGGAAATAGCCTTGAGCACAAAGACAACTAACAACCAGAACTCACCCAAAAGACAAACTAAACCTGGAAAAACTATACATCAACAGCAGGCTCTACCTGAAAAGCAAACTGAGTATCAACTAgacatcaaaattcaaaactggAACTAAGGGcagaatttacaaaaaaatgaacTCAGGAAGACCCCAGGCCATGCCAAGGCAGACATTATCCACTGACTTGGGCATTTTCCGCCAAGATAGAACACAAGCTTTTACCTCCTCCGTCACCTGGCCAACAACAAAATCTGCCTCACGGCCAGTCTGTTGAAAGACACGaccatttcttttcttccagATATAATAAATGGATGCAGCCAAGgaaagtttgaaaagaaaagaacgaaTTGTCCCTTGATTGCAGAATTGAGAGCCCCACAAAACAGCAGAGTTAAGATCATGAGCAGAAGAAGGGATGCCACATATGGTCCTGACACTAAGCCAGACCTGAGAAGCATACTGACATTCAAAGAAGATATGGCCATTGGATTCAGTCCTCCAGTATACAATGTACAGCTTCTATCATTTAGGATCCCCCGTGCCACTAATCTGTCTCTAGTGGCCAAATGCCCCAAAATACCCACCCATAAAAGTAAGGACCAACGAGGAACAAATCTCTGATGCCACACAACATGGAACCAACAACCAAATGACCTTATCCACTTCCTCTTGATTAGACAAAAGATCTAAGGGAGTATTTGCAATAATTTCTCTAACAATACCATTCCTACTATGGGGCCAACGCCACCCACCATCAACAATAATGGAACATACCTTGGCATTGAGGGACCTTCCAAGGTTGAAAGCCACCCTATCaccatattttttgaataacgGACCGAGGGAATGCCAATTATCCAGCCATAGGAAAGTGTCCAAACTATTACCAACCTTGGACTGAATGAACTGTTGACCTTATCCACTGACCTTCATGTTGTTTGCTCTTTGCAGCTCTTTTGTCAACATGGCCCACCATAACACTTCTCTTCTTTTCACTATTGTCATTCATGTCAAGTGCTAGTAATCCTTCCGCATTCAATTCTTCTAGACGAGAGGTAGTCACAGCACGTCGAGGTGTAGTTGCCGCTGATGATGGTCGATGTTCCAGAATTGGGAGGGATGTTCTTCGGGAAGGAGGTCACGCTGTTGATGCATCAGTAGCTGTTGCTCTGTGCTTAGGTGTTGTGAGCCCAGCTTCAAGCGGCATCGGTGGAGGTGCATTCATGCTTATCAGGTTAGCCGATGGAACAACACAGGCCCTTGACATGAGAGAAACTGCACCTATAAAAGCTTCAGAGGTACTCAATATGGGTGCTATCTACCCCCTTTTGTtagttttcttctcttttttttgacgTTGCACCCAAACCTAATGCATGATCATTGAGGCTCTCTTAGTGTATATTGTTtggatatatttttttggttttgggttgGAGCCTTTGAGGCCAAATGCGTTAACCAGTATAAAATTTAGGTGAAAAACCAAGGAGTTTCACTAATAAGGACCCTTTTGTAGTTATTTTCCAGGCAACTATCATATTCTCCCGAATATTCAGCATTCATGACTTCCAGACTTAAAACctcattctttttttgaaacccCATTCTTGGTTCTGTTTGATAAATTTGTCACATCTTGTCTGCGTCTGCTTGAGCAGAAGCTGAAGAATTTCGGTGTGccttgctctttttttttccttttttctgtgGATGATCCACCAGGTCAAAAGTTTCCCATCCCATTAGGTTAAATTGTCCAATCCAATTTCCTGAattggtttttcctttttcttatttttggttatctttttcttcccttcttttGTGCTTGGTAAGCCTTACTTCTGGTTTTCAGGcttgtgcgtgtgtgtttgtggTGTGGGCTTCGTAGGTGCCATCTTGGGGTACATTGCCAATAAGGACATTTTCTCATTACCATTGTTTGTAGTGGGGATATTTactttcatctatttttcttCACCGTGGCTATCAAGTAAGCCCACATTTTCCTTTCCATCACTCATTGCTGAGTCATATTTGCAATGATAAGTGtggaaaagctccttcacgacaATTTTTCGTATGTATACCTAGTAGGTTACCTTGCGGAACTTATGTTTATAGCAGTCACTGAAGTAGTTTCTAACTTTTAAGGTACTTTTTAGTTTGCCAAAATGATCTGAACCCCTCATTTCCATTTCTTCCCATCTAGAACATGTACACTGGAAATGCTACTCTGAAATATAGTGGTGCACTCTCCGTAGCAGTCCCAGGGGAACTCGCAGGCCTTCATCAAGCATGGAAACTCTACGGAAGGCTCCCTTGGAAGAGGCTTGTCAAACCAGCTGAGATACTAGCCAGAAACGGATTCATGATTTCACCCTATCTCCACATGCAGATGGTTAAAACGGAATCAGGCATCATGTCAGATGTGGGACTTCACAACTTGTTCACATCAAGGGGAGTCCTATTGGAGCCAGGTCATTTATGCCGCAACCAAAAGCTCGCAAAGACACTCCAAGAAATCTCGGAACATGGTGTGGAAGCATTTTATAATGGATCAGTTGGGTTGAATTTGGTCAAAGATGTTAAGAAAGCTGGAGGGATATTGACCATGGAGGACTTGCGGCGTTACCAAGTTAAACATAGAGAACCAGTGTCTGCTGACATTCTTGGGCTTAAAGTACTTGGTATGCCGCCTCCTTCTGCTGGCGGTGCTGCTATGATACTTGTAAGAATAACTCCAACCACATTTAACGTGGAGACTCGAACATCATTTTATATTCACCAAGTCCATTTCGAAAATTctactttccctccaaaatcttAATTGTAATTTTATCGAACATTTTATTGAGTACATCGAACATTAGTCTCATTTTGTATGTGTTGTCTATGACTCAATACTTTCTTACAGTACCATCTTTATATACACTGGATCTATATATTCACGAGTTATACCTAGCTTTCATGTATGCCGAAGCCCCTCTCCATTTCTTTCTGGGTCTCTGTATTTGTCGTAAAACTTGATTGGAGTGTTTTCATCACTATTTCGAAGATAGAGACCGAACGGAACTGCTCCTAGTATATCTCCTAATTAGAAgtaaaaagaagagaatttAATCTGCTTACATGCTTTTCTCTTTACTTCTCAATACAACGTTTCATTAAAGGTCGGTTTGCATAAAATAATGGCCTTTTCACTTTCACTTTCAACAGGTACTGAACATTCTTGCTCAATACGGATTTCCTATGGGAGTTTCTGGATCCCTTGGAATCCATAGAGAAATTGAAGCTTTGAAACATGCCTTTGCTGTGAGGATGTCTCTTGGTGATCCCAATTTTGTTAATGTCAACGAGGTCCTAGTTGATATGCTCTCTCCTAAGTTTGCGGCCGATTTGAAGAAAACCATATTGGATAACATGACATTTAGTCCCAACCACTACGGCGGACGGTAAGGACCTTTGGCTCTTCGAGTTTGTACTTCCTTGCAATTATATATCATGGAAGCTTTGAGgttgattttgttgattttttaaattcttattAGGTGGAATCTGATCCAGGATCATGGAACCAGTCACATTTCCATTGTGGATAGCCAGCGAAATGCTGTTTCCATGACCACTACTGTCAACTCATACTTTGGGGCTCATCTTTTGTCTCCGAGTACAGGGATAGTCCTTAACAATGAAATGGCTGATTTCTCCATTCCTGGCAATAGTTCTGCTGGAAATGCACCTCCAGCACCTGCCAACTTTATTCGTCCTTTCAAAAGGCCATTGTCATCTATGACACCCGCTATTATCCTCAAGGTAATAATGCTCATTTGCTTAATGAATTGTGCTTAATCTTCTTGGTTTGTCATGAATCCTAATGATGGTTTAGTTTAAGAAGCACGAATGTGACAGAACCCGGACAcaccatttttccaacaattaGGTCACGAACACGTTGAATATAAGATTTTAGTATAGGTGTAGCTTATGAAATTCATATAGATGTCAAAGATATTATTGTTGTTAGATTAAGGTAAAAGACACCAATAGATAATCAACCATTGGTAAATAAGTATTCATGAACTAAGCATccatgaacatttttttttactctggGCCAACATTAAAGATCATATTTGATATTCTAATGTGCTCTTAAGTCTTAACATGCCCCCAGCGCATCCTATTGTGTCCTCACTCTCTACTGGACAATATAAGGATGTTGAACATATACCTAAGTGAGTCTGACACGTGTCCAGAGCGTGTTCATGTTGTGTCCATGTCAGACAATTGTTGGGCATGTTTATGTAAGGTCAACAGACGTGTATGTGTATTAGGGTTTAGAAGTGCTTCCTTATATAGCTTCCTGTGAGTTGTTGAACAACTCACGTTTAACTTGCCACATCCTAACCAACTCAAAATGCATTTTGATGTGGTACTACTTGTTCAATATTATGAAACTTTTTTCTCTAGAGAGTATTTATGTTAAAACATTTTATgcaacattttcatttctcatttgCAGGGTGAACACCTGAAAGCTGTTGTAGGTGCAAGTGGGGGAAGCATGATTATTGCTGGGACGATGGAGGTCTTCTTGAATCATTTTGCCAGGAAAATGGACCCGTTTTCTTCTATCATGGCTCCAAGATATTATCATCAGGTAATTCGATTCCAATGTAGGCCCGCTTGTTTGACAGGATGAACTTGTAGTCCTTGTGGATTACTAGTGAGGGGGATAAATCGCACCACATCCTCATGATGGTATATAACCCCTGTTTTTGGGATTTCATATTCGACAGATTTTTCATCTAATTGCAGAAAGTTCCACCAGATGCAGGGACAATCTGATACCTTAAATCCTATTTCGCACGGGCACGGCAGGGGGATTCGAACATGAATATGAGACGTAGCGattctcaaaaaattgggaCACAAcatgtttttttaaataatattttggTTATGCAAACCCACGTTGTAAGAACAGGGTTCACGGCAtgttttttgaaataatattttgGTCATGCAAACCTACATTGTAACAACTAATATTTAGGTTATCAAAAGCATTGACCATGAGTGTATGCATGTACCCCAAGTCACATAATACGGATGTGCATGCAGGAGCAGGAACGCGACATTCTGCTAAAATTCACGAGAGCTAGGATTGAGTGCGCAAGGGTAGAGCGAGAACGGATGGCTCTACAAAGGATTATGTGATTTAACCTACATCCACACATATGTTTTATATAACACTTTTAGCCCAATGCTTTTTAAGTTATAAACATTTTACCTCTGAAAAGCTTTTGAAATGTATACTAATCCCCTTGCAGTGTGCCCATCATGTCCCCCCGTGTCCCCcataaaagtttttgaaataatCAACATGCCACGAGGCGTGTCCCACACGTGTCCGCGCGTTTCCTGGAGTGTCCAGATATTGTGATCTCTAAAAGTGACGGTGCTTCATAGCTTAGATCCTAACAATCGAAAGGGACCTAAGATTATATGTTGCACCTCATGAGTAACTGTTAAGGGGTCCGATCCGGCTGAGGTCTTCTCGTGTGCGCGTAGGCCCAATCCGTTGAGGATTATTCACAGAGTCCACACCACATCACCTGGACCCAATATATATTGAATGACCCTGTAGTCATAAATTTTGAACCGTAGAATTTACCCAGGCTTCgaaatctatatctcaaatatcCACTGTTCAAGCGAACAATGTTGATTGTTTATATGTAAGCTCCTATTTCCGATTTGGATTTCAAATCGTTAATTAcatactaaaaaagtaaaacCTCCGATTAATGAAGAATAAAGAATAGGAAACAGATTagaataatttaattttattgatgatttGGGTTTAAAACCCTTGTTTACATCAAAACAGAGAATATTTGATACATTTAGAGGGATTGGAACCCTTTACCTATCACTTGGTATGCTTACTCTTACTGATCTTCGAAGCTTGCTGAAGATTGCAGGTGGTAGTGAGCGGGTAGATTGCTTGGTGGTTGAAGATTGTAGTGGTTTTGTTTGAATAGAGTATATCTTCTCTCCCTCTGTATATTTTCTACGTTGAGAGAAGAGGTGTGTATAGTTTGTATAGTTTGGGCAGAGAGTACGATGGTGAAGAGTTGAGAGATAGATGAGAGAGATGTTAGGTCTAGATGAGAGATATAGATCAGGGATCCCTTCCTTTGATGATGGATCTCATATTTATAGGGGCTTCCTTCATCAGATGCTTGGCAGCCAAATAATTCCTTTGAATTTGAATAGTTGTTGCCAGAGGATAGGATGATATCATATCTTCTCAGtctctttaaattttgaatgttgGTTGCATCAGATGACATTCATCTTGTAATATTCTTCTGCAGCTCTAAGTATCAATTTGAGACTACATGAACCCATATTTGGTTTGTAGGCCCTGCGAAATGCGGGCCTACATGGTTCAACCGACATTCATCTTGTAATATTCTTCTGCAGCTCTAAGTATCAATTTGAGACTACGTGAACCCATATTTGGTTTGTAGGCCCTGCGAAATGCGGGCCTACATGGTTCAACCGAATATTTGATTTGTAGGCCTTACGAGATATGGGCTTACATGGTTCAACTAATTTGTAGTCCTGCAACTTTTTCCGCAAGCTCATATATTCGTTAGGCTTGTCGGGCCAACACGTGTTTGTTGATTCGCGGGCTTGTCGGGCCAACGTGTGTTCGTTGATTCGCAGGCTCGTCGGGCCAACATGTGTTCGTTGATTCGCGGGTTCGCTGGGTCAACATGCATTTAGGCTCTTTATATGTCTTTTAGTTCGCAAGCCCAACATATGATATATTAATAATATTTATCAATCTTTGGTTGAAATTTATGTGCCAACAGACCCACATCCACTCAAAAGGCCAAGCCTTGTAAGTGGCGCGCCATCTAatttgtatattaaggtccaactctttttaTGTTTATCCGGTGTGGGACTCAATCTTCACACATGTTCCCAACAGTAACCAACCaattgcctataaaaaaaaaaacaaacaaacaaacagtaaCCAACCAATCTTAGTCCTGACACAAATTGTTTATGCAGCTGATTCCTAATATCCTATATTACGAAAACTGGACAACTGTGACTGGAGACCACTTTGAAGTTCCTGCAGAGACAAGAGCAGCCCTACAAAAGAAGGGCCATACCTTAGAAGGCCTTGCTGGTGGGACTATTTGCCAACTTGTTGTTCAAGAGCTGGAGGCTTCTTCAAAGTTTGGGGAGCTTGTGGGGGTTAGCGACCCAAGAAAGGGTGGATATCCAGCTGgtttctaattttcttttgctttttttagGAATCCGAAGAAATGGTTTCCTTTTATGTGCTCAACGTCCTATGATCTTCAATGGTGTGAATAAAATTTGTCTATTTTCTGCTTTCtttaggacaaaaaaaattcagtttatTTGCTGCTTTCTCAAGCTGGAAAGAAGTGGTTTACTTTTATGCACATAGTATCGTAGTATACTTGATAACCATGGATAAGTTGCCAAGTAGCATTGGTTAGGAGAGAATATTCTGGGTGCGTTTAGAAGTTGGAAAATGGATGCATACGGTTTGCACCTCTTGAATCGCCttaaattcataacatttgccATATTTGCATCAAGATCTGTAACATTTGCATCGAAGTTCATGACCTCAAAGTAAAAACTTATACTAACTTGCAATTGTCCCAAAATCATGTACTCTTTCTGTTCGTATTTGTtggtctttttttattttttttattttctcaaaaatgTTGTCCCGATTAAAAGTAATAGTAATAaacaaaagtgttttttttggaCTGAGTTTACTGTTTTaccttttctcttttgaaattttaatagCAATAAGAAAAGGCAATGATGATGTTTTAAACTTAAAGGGCAAAAAGAGAGTGGAAATATGACAAGTGAAATgatgattttgtttgaaaaggtttgaatccccaaaAGAACCAACAAATGGGGCTGAAAGGAGTAAtctttgtattttaataaaaatgtcATGACCTCAAAATTGTTGGTTTCAATTTATGTTCATTTACAATGAA
Proteins encoded in this window:
- the LOC131303957 gene encoding glutathione hydrolase 1-like isoform X3; this encodes MYTGNATLKYSGALSVAVPGELAGLHQAWKLYGRLPWKRLVKPAEILARNGFMISPYLHMQMVKTESGIMSDVGLHNLFTSRGVLLEPGHLCRNQKLAKTLQEISEHGVEAFYNGSVGLNLVKDVKKAGGILTMEDLRRYQVKHREPVSADILGLKVLGMPPPSAGGAAMILVLNILAQYGFPMGVSGSLGIHREIEALKHAFAVRMSLGDPNFVNVNEVLVDMLSPKFAADLKKTILDNMTFSPNHYGGRWNLIQDHGTSHISIVDSQRNAVSMTTTVNSYFGAHLLSPSTGIVLNNEMADFSIPGNSSAGNAPPAPANFIRPFKRPLSSMTPAIILKGEHLKAVVGASGGSMIIAGTMEVFLNHFARKMDPFSSIMAPRYYHQLIPNILYYENWTTVTGDHFEVPAETRAALQKKGHTLEGLAGGTICQLVVQELEASSKFGELVGVSDPRKGGYPAGF
- the LOC131303957 gene encoding glutathione hydrolase 1-like isoform X4 produces the protein MISPYLHMQMVKTESGIMSDVGLHNLFTSRGVLLEPGHLCRNQKLAKTLQEISEHGVEAFYNGSVGLNLVKDVKKAGGILTMEDLRRYQVKHREPVSADILGLKVLGMPPPSAGGAAMILVLNILAQYGFPMGVSGSLGIHREIEALKHAFAVRMSLGDPNFVNVNEVLVDMLSPKFAADLKKTILDNMTFSPNHYGGRWNLIQDHGTSHISIVDSQRNAVSMTTTVNSYFGAHLLSPSTGIVLNNEMADFSIPGNSSAGNAPPAPANFIRPFKRPLSSMTPAIILKGEHLKAVVGASGGSMIIAGTMEVFLNHFARKMDPFSSIMAPRYYHQLIPNILYYENWTTVTGDHFEVPAETRAALQKKGHTLEGLAGGTICQLVVQELEASSKFGELVGVSDPRKGGYPAGF
- the LOC131303957 gene encoding glutathione hydrolase 1-like isoform X1; its protein translation is MPSLLSTWPTITLLFFSLLSFMSSASNPSAFNSSRREVVTARRGVVAADDGRCSRIGRDVLREGGHAVDASVAVALCLGVVSPASSGIGGGAFMLIRLADGTTQALDMRETAPIKASENMYTGNATLKYSGALSVAVPGELAGLHQAWKLYGRLPWKRLVKPAEILARNGFMISPYLHMQMVKTESGIMSDVGLHNLFTSRGVLLEPGHLCRNQKLAKTLQEISEHGVEAFYNGSVGLNLVKDVKKAGGILTMEDLRRYQVKHREPVSADILGLKVLGMPPPSAGGAAMILVLNILAQYGFPMGVSGSLGIHREIEALKHAFAVRMSLGDPNFVNVNEVLVDMLSPKFAADLKKTILDNMTFSPNHYGGRWNLIQDHGTSHISIVDSQRNAVSMTTTVNSYFGAHLLSPSTGIVLNNEMADFSIPGNSSAGNAPPAPANFIRPFKRPLSSMTPAIILKGEHLKAVVGASGGSMIIAGTMEVFLNHFARKMDPFSSIMAPRYYHQLIPNILYYENWTTVTGDHFEVPAETRAALQKKGHTLEGLAGGTICQLVVQELEASSKFGELVGVSDPRKGGYPAGF
- the LOC131303957 gene encoding glutathione hydrolase 1-like isoform X2 is translated as MLIRLADGTTQALDMRETAPIKASENMYTGNATLKYSGALSVAVPGELAGLHQAWKLYGRLPWKRLVKPAEILARNGFMISPYLHMQMVKTESGIMSDVGLHNLFTSRGVLLEPGHLCRNQKLAKTLQEISEHGVEAFYNGSVGLNLVKDVKKAGGILTMEDLRRYQVKHREPVSADILGLKVLGMPPPSAGGAAMILVLNILAQYGFPMGVSGSLGIHREIEALKHAFAVRMSLGDPNFVNVNEVLVDMLSPKFAADLKKTILDNMTFSPNHYGGRWNLIQDHGTSHISIVDSQRNAVSMTTTVNSYFGAHLLSPSTGIVLNNEMADFSIPGNSSAGNAPPAPANFIRPFKRPLSSMTPAIILKGEHLKAVVGASGGSMIIAGTMEVFLNHFARKMDPFSSIMAPRYYHQLIPNILYYENWTTVTGDHFEVPAETRAALQKKGHTLEGLAGGTICQLVVQELEASSKFGELVGVSDPRKGGYPAGF